In Maridesulfovibrio sp., a single genomic region encodes these proteins:
- a CDS encoding 4'-phosphopantetheinyl transferase superfamily protein yields the protein MNTCLDRMSETALESGCDLSALFQPDEGVDVIVVRLPEDRHRLLRLGHLLSSQEMSRAGKYRFARHREEYTARRVLLRLWLAGELAEPPEKIRIGCTSYGKPFSVQQKSNPSLADFNMSHSSDSIALATHRTGRIGIDIEYERTLPDITTMLETICTPEELHFLKPLSPSAMKYAFYQLWTAKEAYLKAIGSGLSQNPNSVNLQWNIHGDTPRIEKNFLPGWRFTSGFSSGLHMCVCWENDHMQKI from the coding sequence ATGAATACTTGCCTTGACCGGATGAGCGAAACGGCTCTTGAGTCCGGGTGCGACCTGTCGGCATTATTTCAACCGGATGAAGGGGTGGATGTTATTGTAGTGCGTTTGCCCGAGGATCGGCACCGCCTGCTCAGGCTGGGACATCTCCTGTCCTCTCAAGAGATGTCCCGAGCTGGAAAATACCGGTTCGCCCGGCATCGAGAAGAATATACAGCGCGCAGGGTCCTGCTTCGTCTCTGGCTTGCGGGAGAACTGGCCGAGCCTCCTGAAAAAATCCGCATTGGATGTACTTCGTACGGGAAACCGTTTTCAGTTCAACAAAAAAGCAATCCGTCTCTGGCCGACTTTAATATGTCGCACAGTTCCGACAGCATTGCTTTGGCCACCCATCGCACGGGAAGGATCGGGATTGATATTGAATACGAACGAACACTACCGGACATTACCACCATGCTTGAAACCATCTGTACCCCGGAAGAATTGCACTTTTTAAAGCCGCTTTCACCCTCAGCAATGAAGTATGCCTTTTATCAACTCTGGACGGCCAAGGAAGCCTATCTCAAAGCCATCGGCTCCGGGTTGTCGCAAAACCCCAATTCCGTGAATCTGCAATGGAATATTCACGGGGACACCCCTCGAATTGAGAAAAACTTTCTTCCGGGCTGGCGCTTCACTTCCGGCTTTTCTTCCGGGCTTCATATGTGCGTGTGTTGGGAAAACGACCATATGCAGAAAATATAA
- a CDS encoding MarR family transcriptional regulator translates to MNSKEEAVRNMTGRLMRIINKHSRIEEQPITIGEGIELTPHEIRCLHAIGFNEGTNLKNIAMVLGVTKSAVSQMIGKLEKRGLARKDPAPDNRKELLAGLTEKGWEAFRIHEQFHEKHMANLFDRLDEFTDPQLATASAVLAVVETVVDDRLAELFGNNKNKQ, encoded by the coding sequence ATGAACAGTAAAGAAGAAGCGGTTCGCAACATGACCGGAAGGTTGATGCGGATCATAAATAAGCACAGTCGTATTGAGGAACAGCCTATTACAATCGGCGAGGGGATTGAACTTACCCCGCACGAGATCCGTTGCCTGCACGCCATCGGATTTAATGAGGGCACCAATCTGAAGAATATTGCGATGGTTCTGGGAGTGACCAAAAGTGCTGTTTCTCAGATGATAGGAAAGCTTGAAAAACGCGGGCTGGCCCGCAAAGACCCGGCTCCCGACAACAGAAAGGAACTGCTGGCCGGACTGACTGAAAAAGGCTGGGAAGCCTTCAGAATTCATGAGCAGTTCCATGAAAAGCACATGGCCAACCTTTTTGACCGGCTGGATGAGTTCACCGATCCTCAGTTGGCAACAGCTTCGGCCGTCCTGGCCGTGGTTGAGACTGTGGTGGATGATCGGCTGGCAGAACTGTTCGGAAATAATAAAAATAAGCAATAA
- a CDS encoding AraC family transcriptional regulator, producing MGDKAFSYQKKNRYIDFGFFLEGGMVNELSDTPLGPLHVENVAGSGGFGFLDEISGVVKPVSPGRVRSLHIHSSPELLHELLDSDMDYVNDDLKLALENNTGHNFLLHDVLEPVVQAAASELFYGLAGGRCGRVYLEGKALELIGLQVMKCEESAGRQGYGLSSDEMDKIRDIREHLEEKFDCPPSMTELSRTHMISIGKIRTGFNLLYGMSVFAFLKEYRMSKAKLLLQGGDMNVSEAAWALGYTNLSHFSAAFKKKYGVLPKKFLTSARNKRILS from the coding sequence TTGGGAGATAAGGCTTTCAGTTATCAGAAAAAGAATCGCTACATCGATTTCGGCTTTTTTCTTGAAGGCGGCATGGTCAATGAACTTTCCGATACGCCGCTTGGTCCGTTGCATGTTGAAAATGTTGCCGGGAGCGGAGGATTCGGTTTTCTGGATGAAATTTCCGGTGTGGTCAAGCCGGTGTCGCCGGGGCGGGTGAGAAGCCTTCATATTCATTCAAGCCCGGAATTACTGCATGAGCTTCTTGATTCAGATATGGATTACGTAAATGATGATTTGAAGTTGGCACTTGAAAATAATACCGGTCATAATTTTCTTTTGCATGACGTTTTGGAACCGGTTGTACAGGCTGCCGCCAGTGAATTGTTTTACGGGCTGGCCGGCGGCAGATGCGGCAGGGTCTATCTGGAAGGCAAAGCCCTTGAGCTTATCGGGCTGCAGGTGATGAAGTGCGAAGAATCAGCAGGAAGACAGGGTTATGGACTTTCCTCAGATGAAATGGATAAGATCAGGGATATACGGGAACATCTTGAGGAAAAGTTTGATTGCCCTCCCAGTATGACCGAGCTTTCCCGGACCCATATGATCAGTATCGGTAAGATCAGGACCGGATTTAATTTGCTTTATGGAATGAGCGTTTTTGCATTCCTGAAGGAATACAGGATGAGTAAAGCCAAGCTGCTTCTTCAGGGCGGTGATATGAATGTAAGCGAGGCCGCATGGGCCTTGGGGTATACCAATTTAAGCCATTTCAGTGCCGCGTTTAAGAAGAAGTACGGAGTGTTGCCTAAAAAATTTCTAACTTCAGCACGTAATAAAAGGATTTTAAGTTGA
- a CDS encoding outer membrane lipoprotein-sorting protein, with translation MKALILKAAMLLFGLTMLAAPAGAEPPDAATIVNRANHMALYQGDTCKGRVHLEITDSQGRKRIRDLNTLRKNVGEGDGKQMYMTYFMAPADVRKMVFLVHKTTEPGKDDSRWLYMPSLDMVKRIAAGDKRTSFAGSDFLYEDISGRSLSEDVHEFIGVENGCYVLKNTPRNPDDVEFTHYVVYVDMNNYLPMKMEYFKGAETPYRTMEVVRVEKIVSDKTGEVYPTVTVSKVKNHETGSETVMTFSDVSYDLQVKESVFGERYLRRPPRELMR, from the coding sequence ATGAAAGCATTAATATTAAAAGCAGCGATGCTTCTGTTCGGTTTAACCATGCTGGCCGCCCCGGCCGGCGCGGAACCACCGGACGCGGCAACCATAGTCAACCGCGCCAACCATATGGCTCTCTACCAGGGTGACACATGCAAGGGCAGAGTCCACCTTGAGATAACCGACAGCCAGGGCAGAAAACGCATTCGCGATCTGAACACCCTGCGTAAAAATGTCGGCGAAGGAGATGGGAAACAGATGTACATGACATATTTCATGGCTCCCGCGGATGTCCGGAAAATGGTTTTCCTGGTCCACAAGACCACCGAACCAGGCAAGGATGATTCCCGCTGGCTGTATATGCCCAGCCTGGATATGGTCAAAAGAATCGCCGCCGGTGACAAGCGCACCAGTTTCGCCGGTTCCGATTTTCTCTATGAGGATATCTCCGGGCGCAGTCTGTCTGAGGATGTTCACGAATTTATCGGAGTGGAGAACGGCTGTTACGTCCTCAAGAATACTCCCAGAAATCCGGATGACGTGGAGTTCACACATTATGTGGTCTACGTGGACATGAATAATTATCTGCCCATGAAAATGGAATATTTCAAGGGAGCGGAGACTCCCTACCGTACCATGGAAGTTGTCCGGGTTGAAAAAATAGTGTCGGATAAAACCGGCGAGGTCTATCCCACGGTAACGGTTTCAAAGGTGAAAAACCATGAAACCGGGAGCGAAACCGTGATGACCTTTTCCGATGTGAGTTACGACCTTCAGGTCAAGGAGAGTGTTTTCGGAGAAAGATACCTGCGCAGGCCTCCACGGGAACTGATGCGATGA
- a CDS encoding MMPL family transporter, with protein sequence MNQIKEKLISFATRWSWSTIIMFIVLTFLAGSFFPQVIIDTDPEHMLPADEPSRVFHNEAKKEFALSEIVVLGVINENNPSGVFNPDTLKRVYELADFAKTLRWHSPDDPSRMDGVIEVDMVAPSMVEHISQDGPGAISFDWLMPRPPQTMAQADAIREKIFSNPMLAGHLASEDGRAICLYLPLTDKYQSYRVYTALQEKIRELGGDDEYHITGLPVAQDAIGIEMFSEMSLASPLAMGTIFLLLFMFFRSLSLTFLPMIIATLSVVITMGAMIGCGYEVHIMSSMIPVFLMSIAVVDSIHILSEFFDHYSVEKGRKNTITEVMSTLFMPMLYTSLTSAAGFISLALTPIPPVQIFGVFVGLGIMVAWLLTIMFVPAYIMVLPARIFSNFGFSKRDPGEISFMAKILQKIGGVSYRHAKPLLAVFMVLIVVSVWGISRIQINDNPVKWFAPSHPIRLADTALKEHFKGTYPAYLILEGEDEGALFPESEKRGLAERFMSFSDKLSSEFPSAHVAAEQFMMELMESPQSGAERPFLERAVELAEAKARNSGDEGFYLYDEFAGFFNLEKEALKPFKNPEMLNYLGGLQKALEEAGLVGKSIGPTDLVSKIHKELTDGKEANYRVPETLQGVGESYMQFQQSHRPHDLWHYVTPDYNGACVVFMLSSGDNKVMEAVTGFVSDYFARNPPPVEISHNWAGLTYINVAWQNQMVEGMLRSFVGSFGIVLVMAVFLFRSIKWGVLCMVPLTITIIFIYGFIGLIGKDYDMPVAVLGVLTLGMSVDFAIHFVERSRKIYAEAGSWEETLPRMYGAPARAITRNVLVISIGFLPMLVSSLIPYRTTSLLLSSIMMLSGVLTLVAMPAVITLAPRWFFAGDKVSAPEEETTATTVPVEIHR encoded by the coding sequence ATGAACCAGATAAAAGAAAAACTGATTTCATTTGCCACCAGATGGAGCTGGAGCACCATCATCATGTTCATTGTGTTGACTTTTTTGGCGGGATCATTCTTTCCGCAGGTGATCATCGATACGGACCCGGAACATATGCTTCCGGCCGATGAACCATCCCGCGTTTTCCATAATGAGGCGAAAAAGGAGTTCGCCCTTTCCGAAATTGTGGTGCTGGGAGTGATAAATGAAAATAATCCGTCGGGAGTTTTCAACCCGGACACATTGAAGCGGGTATATGAGCTTGCTGATTTCGCCAAAACACTTCGCTGGCATTCCCCGGATGATCCTTCCCGAATGGACGGCGTCATAGAAGTGGACATGGTGGCTCCGTCCATGGTGGAACATATCAGCCAGGACGGCCCCGGAGCCATTTCCTTTGACTGGCTCATGCCGCGCCCTCCGCAGACCATGGCGCAGGCCGACGCGATCCGCGAAAAGATTTTTTCCAACCCCATGCTGGCCGGACACCTCGCCTCGGAAGACGGCCGCGCCATCTGCCTGTATCTGCCTCTGACAGATAAATACCAGAGCTACCGTGTCTATACAGCCCTGCAGGAGAAGATCAGGGAACTTGGCGGCGATGATGAGTATCACATCACCGGACTTCCTGTGGCGCAGGATGCCATCGGTATTGAGATGTTTTCCGAAATGAGCCTGGCCTCTCCGCTGGCAATGGGCACCATCTTCCTGCTGCTTTTCATGTTTTTCCGCAGTCTGTCACTTACCTTCCTGCCCATGATTATCGCCACCCTTTCCGTGGTTATCACCATGGGGGCCATGATCGGTTGCGGCTATGAAGTGCACATCATGAGTTCCATGATTCCGGTTTTCCTGATGTCCATCGCGGTGGTTGACTCCATACACATTCTTTCAGAGTTTTTTGATCACTATTCAGTCGAAAAGGGCAGGAAGAACACAATTACCGAGGTGATGAGCACTCTTTTCATGCCCATGCTTTATACTTCGCTTACTTCCGCGGCCGGTTTCATCTCTCTTGCCCTTACCCCTATTCCGCCTGTTCAGATTTTCGGTGTGTTTGTCGGGTTGGGCATAATGGTCGCATGGCTGCTGACCATCATGTTCGTGCCCGCGTACATAATGGTCCTGCCTGCACGTATTTTCAGCAATTTCGGATTCTCAAAGCGGGATCCGGGTGAAATTTCATTCATGGCGAAAATTCTGCAGAAGATCGGAGGGGTTTCATATCGCCATGCAAAGCCCTTGCTGGCGGTGTTTATGGTCCTGATAGTTGTCTCCGTATGGGGAATCAGCAGGATTCAGATCAACGACAACCCTGTGAAATGGTTTGCCCCCAGCCATCCCATCCGGTTGGCGGATACCGCCCTGAAGGAGCATTTCAAAGGTACATATCCCGCTTATCTCATCCTTGAAGGCGAAGATGAGGGAGCTCTTTTTCCCGAATCCGAAAAGCGCGGGCTGGCCGAAAGGTTCATGTCCTTTTCCGATAAGCTTAGCTCGGAATTCCCTTCCGCGCACGTGGCCGCAGAGCAGTTCATGATGGAACTCATGGAGTCGCCACAGTCCGGCGCGGAACGTCCTTTCCTCGAAAGGGCCGTGGAGTTGGCTGAAGCGAAAGCTCGGAATTCCGGGGATGAGGGCTTTTACCTTTATGACGAGTTCGCCGGTTTTTTCAACCTTGAGAAAGAAGCGTTAAAGCCGTTCAAGAACCCGGAGATGCTCAACTACCTTGGCGGATTGCAGAAGGCTCTCGAGGAAGCCGGTCTTGTAGGCAAGAGTATCGGACCTACTGACCTGGTCAGCAAGATTCATAAGGAACTTACCGACGGCAAGGAAGCCAACTATCGTGTTCCCGAAACCCTTCAGGGTGTCGGCGAAAGTTATATGCAGTTTCAGCAAAGCCATCGGCCCCACGATCTCTGGCATTACGTAACCCCGGATTACAATGGGGCCTGCGTGGTTTTCATGCTCTCAAGCGGAGACAACAAGGTGATGGAAGCCGTTACCGGTTTCGTTTCCGATTATTTTGCCAGGAATCCCCCTCCTGTTGAAATCTCTCATAACTGGGCCGGCCTGACCTACATCAACGTGGCCTGGCAGAACCAGATGGTCGAGGGGATGCTGCGTTCATTTGTAGGAAGTTTCGGCATCGTTCTGGTCATGGCCGTGTTCCTTTTCCGTTCGATTAAGTGGGGCGTGTTGTGCATGGTTCCGCTGACCATCACCATCATCTTCATTTACGGATTCATCGGCCTGATCGGCAAGGACTATGATATGCCGGTTGCGGTGCTGGGCGTACTCACACTGGGGATGTCCGTTGACTTCGCGATCCATTTTGTGGAGCGCAGCAGGAAAATATATGCCGAAGCCGGATCGTGGGAAGAGACCCTGCCGAGAATGTACGGTGCTCCGGCAAGGGCGATTACCCGCAACGTGCTGGTCATTTCCATCGGTTTCCTGCCCATGCTCGTTTCGTCGCTTATTCCGTACCGCACAACAAGTCTGCTGCTTTCATCCATCATGATGCTTTCCGGTGTCCTCACTCTCGTGGCCATGCCGGCAGTCATCACCCTGGCCCCCAGGTGGTTCTTTGCCGGGGATAAAGTCTCTGCTCCCGAAGAGGAAACAACGGCAACAACTGTCCCCGTAGAGATTCACAGGTAG
- a CDS encoding ATP-binding protein produces the protein MSETQFIPSVSVPNSKFYADTVTNFVRNLCELEKLNRGSVNRLCLVVEEAFINAVSHGIPAGHDSLLKLSVFFQSNKTIVSLHYHGYPLDPDMLPSIPAAANGEAAPGLGLLFMYGVAERVEFINHGSKGQETRLTLHMGDELDVPHSPEAPPAVEKKVSPPPAYSVRKMRDEEAVEVARMAYLAYGDTYPHENIYFPERVREMNRQKSMVSLVAVTDKGDVISHAALIVNEKEYPGFGELGLGFTKPESRGSGCAGRVWSALLAEAQAMGLYGAFGMAVTSHPITQRCCHKMGLKDCAFLAAGAPPVDFQKLANLENRESFLLQFKLFKKLNPAPLYPPSAHKEMISTLCGQLGVIPTFSSSDHDLVPEGPGRMSVATEPAMGIGRFSVLEIGKDTFSRVRSLSLSMLISGCASLTVLIPLNSPHAPWLVEALESEPGWFFGGVMPDAKVGFNLIMQCTGKYRIDYSRLAVEGRDTRRFLEYIKEQDEQSRKI, from the coding sequence GTGAGCGAAACACAATTTATCCCCAGCGTATCAGTTCCGAATTCCAAGTTTTATGCGGACACGGTCACTAATTTTGTCCGCAACCTGTGTGAACTAGAAAAGCTTAACAGAGGTTCTGTTAACAGGCTTTGCCTTGTGGTAGAAGAGGCCTTCATCAACGCCGTGTCCCATGGTATTCCGGCGGGTCACGACAGCCTCCTCAAGCTTAGCGTTTTTTTTCAGTCAAACAAGACAATCGTCTCCCTGCACTATCACGGATACCCGCTTGACCCGGATATGCTGCCCAGTATCCCGGCAGCCGCCAACGGCGAAGCCGCCCCCGGTCTCGGCCTGCTGTTTATGTACGGAGTCGCGGAGCGGGTCGAATTCATCAATCACGGCTCCAAAGGTCAAGAAACGCGGCTCACCCTCCATATGGGAGATGAACTGGACGTTCCGCACTCTCCTGAAGCACCACCCGCAGTCGAAAAAAAAGTCTCGCCCCCACCCGCCTACTCCGTGCGCAAAATGCGGGACGAAGAAGCCGTGGAGGTGGCGCGTATGGCTTACCTTGCCTATGGCGACACGTACCCGCACGAGAATATTTATTTTCCTGAACGGGTGCGGGAGATGAACCGTCAGAAAAGCATGGTATCCCTCGTGGCCGTAACCGACAAAGGCGACGTCATCTCTCATGCAGCCCTCATCGTGAATGAAAAGGAGTACCCGGGTTTTGGGGAGCTTGGTCTCGGCTTCACTAAGCCGGAGAGCCGCGGCTCCGGGTGCGCCGGGCGAGTATGGAGCGCATTGCTTGCAGAGGCCCAGGCCATGGGGCTGTACGGTGCGTTCGGCATGGCTGTGACCAGCCACCCAATCACGCAGAGGTGTTGCCACAAGATGGGCCTCAAGGATTGCGCGTTTCTTGCGGCGGGGGCACCACCCGTGGACTTTCAAAAGCTAGCCAACCTGGAAAACCGGGAAAGCTTCCTGCTGCAATTTAAGCTTTTTAAAAAATTAAATCCGGCACCTCTGTACCCCCCTTCCGCCCACAAAGAGATGATTAGCACGCTTTGTGGCCAACTTGGCGTTATACCTACCTTCTCTTCCTCGGATCACGACCTCGTCCCCGAAGGCCCCGGAAGGATGAGCGTTGCCACTGAGCCAGCAATGGGCATCGGCCGGTTTTCGGTTCTGGAGATCGGAAAGGATACATTCTCCAGGGTCCGAAGCTTGAGCCTGTCCATGTTGATCTCGGGATGCGCGTCGCTGACAGTGCTCATTCCGCTCAATTCGCCGCATGCACCATGGCTGGTTGAGGCCCTGGAGTCCGAACCCGGCTGGTTTTTCGGCGGCGTCATGCCGGACGCTAAAGTTGGTTTCAACCTGATTATGCAGTGCACGGGTAAGTACAGAATAGACTATTCCCGTCTTGCCGTTGAGGGCAGGGACACAAGGCGTTTTTTGGAGTATATTAAAGAGCAGGACGAGCAGTCCCGGAAAATTTAG